Genomic window (Muntiacus reevesi chromosome X, mMunRee1.1, whole genome shotgun sequence):
tactgttgaagcctagcttggagaattttgagcattactttggtagcatgtgaaatgagtgcaattgttgtagtttgaacattctttggtattgcctttctttgggattggaatgaaagctgaccttttccagtcctgtggcccctgctgagttttccaaatttgctggcatattgagtgcaacactttaacagcatcatcttttaggatttgaaatagcttaactgttACATCTTGTTAAAActggggggaaaaggaaaaaggaagaaagggtaGTCAGGTAAAATCTCTATTTCATATCTAAATTCCCTGTCTCTAAATCATACACCAAGGATTCCTCCTGTCTGCCCGAATTAGCTATCTATTTGGAATCCTGCTATGTTCCTCCATCTCAGAGGTGTTTCTAGCTAAATCACTTCCTAGCCTGAGGGACTGCCCTTGCTGAAGTAGCTCTAACTGATGACCTTCCCTGGAGACTTGCCTAGATTTCGCTCTCAATTAAGCAGGGTTTCTCTATAGCAGCGCTATTGACATTTCCAGTGAGATAATTCTTTGCTCTGGAGTccatcctgtgcattgtagggtaTTTAGTGGCTTCCTTAGCTTTTACCCACTAGGTGACAGtagcacccccccccacccccgtgacTCAggtgtgacaatcaaaaatgtctctagacattACCAGGTGTCCCCTGGGGGGAGAGGCAAAACCACTCCACTTCCCCCCATCTTAGATGGCTAATGCTTGGGGTTCCATTGCAGTTTCTTAGGGTTTTGGTGTGGTGGCCCCTGTGGAAAGAGCCAGGATGCACCTCTTGGCATTCAGTCCCCTCAACATGGGTAAATTTGTATGCGCAAGTATTCCAAAAAAAACCCTTGGTCTGATTGGCCCTCCCTTACCTGTTCTTTAGTGTGCAACTCACAAAACTTGCCTTGATTCCCTTCAATGAATTTCTGCTCTAGACACCTGGTACATGttaactttttttctctcttgaattCATGGTATATATTTTGGTATTTTCATCATTGGCCTGTGGAGTTCCCCAAGAACATTCCTTGAAACATTTTATCATTGTTCAGATCATAATgcatattataaaaatgtttacaatATTGAGtggttgcaggtatggaggcctTTGATTGTGTGATGTTCTTGTCATCCTTGGAGAGCATGGGAGAAGCCCAAAGGTTGGAAATGGGTTGCCTAAAAGACTGACTCCTCATCTGCATGTTGTGCTAGTCCTGCTCTGATGAGGGAAACCAAGCTAAGAGTTCAGACCTGGTTTGGATAGGATAGGATTGCCATTTATTGAGCCCCAACTATGTGACAAGTATCAGTACTTTACTTTTTGggacattttacatttaaattctcACAGTGACCCTAGGAGGGAGGTACCgtcatctttattttatagatgagaatacTGAGGCACAACAGGTTGTGATCACCTGCATACTTAATTCTCAGAGCCAGGATCACAACTTGTGCCTGATACACCTGTGCTGCTGCCACTCCCACAGAGAACTATGTGCTTACCCATTGAGTCATGTTTTTAAGATTTCCCAGGTGAGGGGAAGGAAAGTCAgctaaatgttagttgctcagtcctgtctgactctttgtgaccccatggactgtagtccgccaggctcctctgtccatagacttttcaggcaagaatactggagtggattgccattcccttttccaggggatcttcccaacccagggatcaaacccgggtctcctgcattgcaggcagattctttaccgactctgccaccagggaagctcagtaaTCACTTATATTCTGGAATGGTCCTCCCCAGAggacattgattttttaaaaagagttgtcTTGTAGAACATTCCACATTCTGTGTTTGCCTTAAGGTTTCCTAATGCTGTCATGTACCATGTTTCTCTAGATGCTGTATTTCTTATAAACTGGGGGGCGTAGGTCTAAAGGTCTGTTTAGATTGAGGTTGAATATTTTTGGAAACACACTTCATAGTGATGCTGTGTACTTCCTGTATCACTATAAAgacatgcctttttaaaaatgttaaaatacacataacgTAAAATTTCATCTTCACTGTTTCTGAGTGTACAATTCACtaatgttaaatatattcacatttttgTGCAACCAGTCTtctgaactttttcatcttgcaaaggACTATACTTGTCAAACAACAGCTCTgcattttcctccttccctcatcacctgtgttttttgtttgtttgtttgtttttaaacttggTTGAGATCAAACTATGTTGAGTTTTTTATCATGCTTGTTTCTCCTGTTTGTGGGCATCTTCCCATGTCATCAAAGGTtgtagaggacttccctggcagtgcagtggttaggaccttgcacttccaatgcagggaatgtgggttcaattcctggttggggaactaagatcctacatgccttgcagtaaggcaaaaaaaaaattgtagaatgATCTATTTTGTGAATATATTATTTCCGTAAATGGGGCTCTAgtttttggctattgtaagtagtagCTTCAAAGGAGCTATTTTTCTAAGCCTTTGAGCCAGGGCTTTGGTCAGGCCCAGTCTTTACAGGGGCAAAACAGTATTTTGTCCTCCTGACAGTCTAGAGGACATTTCTGTTCTCAgtgtttcttttattccttttccccTCCCCTTATTTCCCCTCCTCTACTTTGTCGTGTCCTCCTTTAGGTAAGTCAAATCTCATGGATGCCATCAGCTTTGTGTTGGGTGAGAAAACCAGCAACCTGCGGGTAAAGACCCTAAGGGACCTGATCCACGGAGCTCCTGTGGGCAAACCAGCAGCCAACCGAGCCTTTGTCAGCATGGTCTATTCTGAAGAGGGTGCTGAGGACCGCACATTTGCCCGTGTCATTGTAGGTGGGTGAGGCTGGCCAGAAGGTTCTCCTTGGGTCCACAGGGGTGGCTCGACTAGTTTGTTGGGGTAGGAGGGAGGCCTGACCCTTGGCTAACTCATGCATTGTCTTATAGGAGGTTCCTCTGAGTACAAGATCAACAACAAAGTGGTCCAGCTACATGAGTACAGTGAGGAATTAGAGAAGTTGGGCATTCTTATCAAAGCTCGTAACTTCCTCGTCTTCCAGgtgggcttttctttctttttttttgactgtgttggatgATTGTTGCTGTttgggcttttctcttgttggGCAAGCGGgacctgctgtgtgtgtgtgcctgtctggtgtgcaggcttctcattgtggtggcttcttttcaGGTGGGCACTTTTAACAGTTGTTGGCTATCTACTTTTTTTCCTATCCCCACTGGACTTGCTCTATCTCTGGCTTCATCACCTCTCTCTGAACTAATGTAGCAGCTTCCTCACTGGGCTTCCCGACTCCAGTCTAACCCCCTCCTATTCATCCCCTAAGATTCATCTTATGAGAGCACAAATATTCCTTCCTCTTAAAACATTTCAGTGATTTTCTCATTGCTGTCTGATGGCAGTTCTCAAATTGTAGTCGCCAGATTGGTATCAACTGGGGACATGTTAGAATTGCACATTCTCAGGCCCTACCCCAGACCGATAGGGGCAGAGACTGGGGTGAGGCCCAGCAGTTTGTGTTTTTCCGAGAGCTCCAGGTTATTATGATGCACACTAAAATTTGAGAACTGTTGCCTTAGCATGAAATCCAACTCCTGTCATTCATGAAACAGCCCTGCTTTGGCTCTTGCTCACCTCACTACCCTCATCTGCCAATATTCTTCTAGCCCTGCACTCCAGCCTAATTAAACTTTTTTACAGTTCCCCAAATTTGCCTGCTTTCTTTGGCCTGCAGACGTTGCAATGCTCATTTTCCTCTATGTGGAATAACCTcgtctctctcacttttttgtttagttttttcccCATCTTCCAGACACAGTTGTCACCTTTGGGAAACCTTCCCACATAGATACTCCTACCAGTCATCTACCCTCAAgcttcatttagttctttttatgTGCTCCTGCTGTCACTGCACGTAATACATGGTGTTGTCTCTGCTTCTATTTCTTCTGTTCCCCATGTACCTTAAAAGACAGGGGATGTCCTCAAAGCTCAGTGGTGAAATGTGGCACCCAGTGTGGGGAAGGGATCAGTGAACATTTTCTGAATGATGAAGTGGGTAggggaactgaactgaatagggtCTAAGTGGGGAGAGTGTTTTGACCTTTACTAGGGTGCTGTGGAATCCATTGCCATGAAGAACCCCAAAGAGAGGACAGCTCTTTTTGAAGAGATCAGTCGCTCTGGGGAGCTGGCCCAGGAATATGACAAGCgaaaaaaggaaatggtaaaagCTGAAGAGGACACACAGTTTAATTACCATCGCAAAAAAAACATTGCAGCAGAACGCAAGGAGgccaaacaagaaaaagaagaggtagGTGGCCAGGTTGCCTCTGGGATCTGAGAGGCCAGGATGAAGCCAGTGCCTCACTGATGCACCCCTGCCTCCACACCCCTATTTGCACAGGCTGACCGCTACCAGCGCCTGAAGGATGAGGTGGTGCGAGCTCAGGTACAGTTGCAGCTTTTCAAACTTTATCATAATGAAGTGGAAATTGAGAAGCTCAACAAAGAACTGGCCTCTAAGAacaaggagatagagaaggacaagaAGCGGATGGACAAGGTAGAGGATGAgctgaaggagaagaagaaggagcTGGGCAAAATGATGCGGGAACAACAGCAGATTGAGAAGGAGATCAAGTAAGTGGCAGGACCGAGCCTGCGACTTGTGGAAAGCATCTTCCCCTTGACTTGGCTTTGGCTAGAATCAGGCATATTTCTTGACTTGCATGTTAGACAAGTAGAGTATTTAAGTACTCAGACTCCATGTAGATGGGTACTCAGAAGAGGAGAATTTGAAAAGGGTGGTGtctttgccaagaagtgatgggaagcCACTCGTGACTGATAGTCCCTTCCTAGAAGAGGAAAACTGGAGCTTGAAGGTCAAAGAACAGAAATTTGAAAAAGTTAGATCAGATGGGGAACAGTTACGTGAACACAGGGTACTCTTGGGAGTTGTTACTAAGAGGTCTGTCCTGGCTAGGGTTGAGGCAGGGGTGGTAGCTTTACCTTCTAGAGTGGCTGGAATGCCAGGCTGAAGCCATCACAGGATCTGTGGGACATCGGCCCTGTTCATTTAGGCACTTCCTTGAGGCTTGGAAGGGAAGTGTCTAATCCCCCTTTGGATTAAAAAGCCTTGGAACCCTCCCTTCTCCCACTGAGCTAATTGGTTCCCCCTCCCCTCTGGTGAAAGGGAGAAGGACTCAGAGCTGAACCAGAAGCGACCTCAGTACATCAAGGCCAAGGAAAATACTTCCCACAAAATCAAGAAGCTGGAAGCAGCCAAAAAGTCACTACAGAATGCTCAGAAGCATTATAAGAAGCGTAAAGGTGACATGGATGAGCTGGAAAAGGAGATGCTGTCAGTGGAGAAAGCTCGGCAGGAGTTTGAGGAACGGATGGAAGAGGAAAGTCAGAGTCAGGGCAGAGATTTGACCTTGGAGGAGAATCAGGTAAGCTCTGAGGGGTGGAGGGATGGGCAAATAGATTGCTAGGCTGACAGGACTGATTTGGTCATCCCTGTTCCTGACACAGGTGAAGAAATATCACCGGTTGAAAGAAGAAGCCAGCAAGAGAGCAGCTACCCTTGCCCAGGAGCTGGAGAAGTTCAATCGAGACCAGAAGGCCGACCAGGACCGGCTGGATCTGGAAGAACGGAAGAAAGTAGAGACAGAGGTGGGCATGCCTTACAAGATTAGGGGTGATGGTCCAGAGAAATGGAAGTAACGATAGTCTTGACAGTAATGACCATAGTTAGCATctagcatggggcttccctggtggctcagtggtaaagaatctgcctgccaatgcaggagacacaggtttggtccctgggtcaggagcattcccctggagaaggaaatggcaacccattctagtattcttgcctgggaaattccatggacagaggagcctggcaggctacagtccatgggatctcaaaagagttggacacagcgactaaacaacaaaaggcaAGCTcttactgtgtgctaggcactgtttTTTACATATATGCAgtcatcttttaaaagatttatttatttggctgtcctgGTTCTTAGCTGCtgcttgcaggctttctctagttgcagtgctcaggcttctcattgcaatggcttctctttttgcggCGCATGGGCTCTTGGGCccatgggcttcaatagttgtggctcttgggctccagaatgctggctcagtagttgtggaacatgggcttagttgctctgcagcatgtgggattttctggaccagggatcgaacctctctcccctgcattggcaggtgaattcttaaccacgggactaccagggaggtccctgcctAAGGTTATTAACTGGCAGAACTGGGATATGAACCTGGGCAGTGTAGCCCacacttttttggttttttggctgcaccttgtggcatgtggaatcttagttctctgaccaggggttgaatctgcgccccctgcagtagaaggatagagtcctagccactggaccaccaggtaagtcctggAAGCTCACACTTTCAAGTATACTTCACTTACTGTcttcctaataataataatagtaaaataatagGAATGATggaaagttattacaatattccAAGAGCCTACAGTGTTCCAAACATTGTGCTAAgcagttttaaatgtttaaaagaagGTATTAGGCATTAATAGCTATTTTATTAGTATTTAAtagctaggggcttcccaggtagtgctagtagtaaagaatctgcctgccagttcagaatataagggttcaatccctgggtcgaaaagatcctctggagtaggaaatggcaacgcactccagtattcttgcctggaaaattccatggacagaggagcctggcacgctagagtccatgggaccgcaaagagtaagacatgactgagcaattgagtgcacacacacatagaattaGTGACTAATACATGTTAAGCACTTATGGTGTATTCTATGAAGTGGAGGTTACctgcattttatagatgagaaagcagAAGTGCAGAAAGGCCCAGAAAACTTTACTTTGTCTTGGTTTGAGCCTCCCTGATTGGTGAGGAAGATGTTCCAGGCTGGGTAGAACATCTGTGAGAGGGTCTCATAGGGCCCATGCTGGCCCCATCAGTTAGCAGAAGCACACTGAACACTGTATATCTGATTTTTAATAAGCCTGTTATACTAGTGACAGATTGTCTGTGATTGTTAGGCTCTTAGGATGAGTAGGCATATGGGGGATGAGCCAGGGCTCCATGGTCTTGGCCTTAACTTGCTCAGCCTATGGTGATGTAGTGTCTTTGTTTCACTCCCAGGCCAAGATCAAGCAAAAGCTGCGGGAGATTGAAGAGAATCAGAAACGGATTGAGAAACTAGAGGAATACATCACAACCAGCAAGTATGTGGCTTTGTAACATTCCCTCTTACCTCCAGGCCTGTTCTTGTGAACCTGCCCCTCCCCAGGAAGGACCCTCATAGTCCCTCTTGGCCAGGAATATTTTCTGGCCAGCCAGGATAACCCTGGTATTTCCTTACTTTGTAGGCAGTCTCTAGAGGAACAGAAGAAACTAGAGGGGGAGCTGACAGAGGAGGTGGAGATGGCCAAGAGACGTATTGATGAGATTAATAAGGAGCTGAACCAGGTAATGGAGCAGCTGGGGGATGCTCGCATCGACCGCCAGGAGAGCAGCCGCCAACAGCGAAAGGCAGAAATTATGGAAAGCATCAAGCGCCTGTACCCTGGTTCCGTGGTAAGAGTGGAAAGGGAACTCATTTCCTAACCAGTTTCTTTCATATTCACTGTCAGATAATTTTCCCAGCAGCCCCATGAGGACAGGATTGCTAATCCCATTTTTACAACTGGGGAgaactgagggtcagagaggttaaatgacttgctcaaaACAGCATAGCTTACATGTATAAGAACTGCAATTCAAACCCAACTTGTTCTGACTCTTAACCTTGTGTTCTTTTCCTCACACCAGTTGTATCTTTCTGAAAGTTTTGTCTTGCTTGTGTCCACTCCTTTATGGGagatggagaaagtgaagaggcctttgggaaagggaaggggtctgcagggcaggaattaGTTCCCAGGATGTATCAATAGCTCTGTGCAGGCTTCAGTGTGAGCTCCTTAGACATACAACAGTCGGCTCATTTACTAGGTTTTATCAGATCTCTTGGCCTCTTGAACGAAATCCTGAGTTCCCAGATTCCCTGAATATTATCCCTCTATTGCTgtaattccatccctgggttcaaCTTAATTGGGTTCTACAAATATTTCTTGATCATTTCTGTAGAtcaagggtccccaacctccagtatctaatgcctgatgatctaaggtggagctgatgtaataataatagaaataaagtgcacaataaatgtaatatgggatgattcaagtgcattgcatttattgtgctcTTTATTTGTGGAACCCAATTAAGTTGCATAATGCCTGTGGTGGCAGTGGTCTGTGAAATGGTTAAAGTGAGGTTTAGGAAGATGATTCTGGATTCAGACATGACTGCCTGAAGTTGTTGTTGCTTTGGGGCCAGAGTAGGCCTTTTTTCCATAGTTTGGGGGCTGTACTCCTGATAGAGATTCTGACCTGCCATCCCTCTTCTAAACTGGGAATTAGGGTTCCTGAGCCAGCTCTCAAAAACTTCATGCTTCACTCTTCTGACTTTCCTTAGTACGGCCGCCTCATTGACCTCTGCCAGCCCACACAAAAGAAGTATCAGATTGCAGTAACCAAGGTTTTGGGCAAGAACATGGATGCCATTATTGTGGACTCAGAGAAGACAGGCCGGGACTGCATTCAGTATATCAAGGAGCAGCGTGGGGAGCCTGAGACTTTCTTGCCTCTTGATTACCTGGAGGTGAGGCTGGTGGTGATGGGGCCAAGGCATTGTGAGAGGGCTGCTCCTCCTAGCCCTCCATGTTCAGCCACTTAACTAAGCTTTTTCTCACAGGTAAAACCTACAGATGAGAAACTCCGGGAGCTGAAGGGGGCAAAGCTGGTGATTGATGTGATTCGCTATGAGCCACCTCACATCAAAAAGGCCCTGCAGTATGCTTGTGGCAATGCCCTTGTCTGTGACAATGTGGAGGATGCCCGCCGCATAGCCTTTGGAGGCCACCAGCGCCACAAGGTATGGATTCCTTTGCCACATTGTAACTGGATAGGCTTAGTATTGGCGATTCCTTTGTTCAGCTTCTCCCCCCTCCTCTCTTTTCCCTGCTGTATTTAGACAGTGGCACTGGATGGGACCCTGTTCCAGAAGTCAGGGGTGATCTCTGGCGGGGCCAGTGACCTGAAGGCCAAGGCCCGACGCTGGGATGAGAAAGCAGTAGACAAGTTGAAAGAGAAGAAGGAGCGGTTGACAGAAGAGCTGAAGGTAAACCACAGGCAGGGCTGTCCCTAGGAATGGGGGTCCTAAGCCCAGGCCAGCCGGCCACCTTCTTACCACTTAGCCTTTCCCTCTTGTCCACTTCAGGAGCAGATGAAGGCAAAGCGAAAAGAGGCAGAACTACGTCAGGTGCAGTCTCAGGCCCACGGACTGCAGATGCGGCTCAAGTACTCACAGAGTGACCTAGAACAGACCAAGACACGGCATCTGGCCCTTAATCTGCAGGTGGGGCCTGACCTTCAGCCCTGTTCACCAATGGCCATCCTCATATTCCTGGTCTAGGCTTTTCTAGGGGTGGGGAAGTTGTCCCTCTTCCGTCTCTCCTCCCAGTCTGTTCCTGGAAACCAGGAATAGATGGCACAGAGTTAGACAGTCAGGGGTTTAGGACTTGGCTCTATGATATTAGGCAAGTTACTAAACCTCTCaatgttcaaatcttttgctcatttttatattGGTTTATAagagttttttgaaaaatatattccagaaaCGTCTTTTTCAAATGTATGTATTATAGATACtcaaaaaacagaatgaaacaaataccaaacaaaaacaaacaaacctcagTGTCCATTTTTTCATCTTAATCTGTAAATAATCTGTAGAATTATAGGGTCCTTGCACAGAttgaatgagttaatacatgtgaaGTATTTAGACTGATTGCTTGTACCAAAtgaatgttcagtaaatgttaggtGCTATTAacctaattcattcaacaaatatttgagtttCTTCTGAGTTTTGAAAGTGAGCTACAGATATTTCAGTCCCTGTGAGTGGAGGTACTTTTCTAGCTATATTAATGTGTTTGATTATAGGTGCTTCTCCAGACCACTCTGGAGGTGTTATGTAATATGTAGTATATATGTCATTTTTCTAAAATCAAAAAGTCTAAATTCCAGGACACACCTGGCCCCAGGGGTTATAGATGAGGGAAGTGTAGACCTGTAAATAACGATGTTTATTGTGTGCCCAGTCTTTTGGATTGAAGCTCGCAGACTGGAGGCCAGGGAAGGAAGCCATATGATGGTTCAAGTGAGAGATGATGCAGCCTTGAGTGGAGCAGTGCTAACTCAGGTTCTGTGTGTGGAGAGTTAGCCCTTTTTGTCCATGGGACTGGTACACACAGGGTGGCTCTTTTCTTCTCTAAGGATCCTGGTCTCTTTTGTCCTCTCAACTCCGCTTCTTACAGGAAAAGTCCAAGCTGGAGAGTGAGCTTGCCAACTTTGGGCCTCGAATCAATGATATCAAGAGGATCATCCAGAGCCGAGAGAGGGAAATGAAAGACTTAAAGGAGAAGATGAACCAGGTTGGTAGAGGATGGACCTGCCCAGCACGGGCAGGACTAGGATTGGAAACAGTACTCTGACCCAAAGGGCCTTTTCTCTCCCTTGCTTCTCTCCTTAGGTAGAGGATGAGGTATTTGAAGAGTTTTGTCGGGAGATTGGTGTGCGCAATATCCGGGAGTTTGAGGAAGAGAAGGTGAAGCGGCAGAATGAAATCGCCAAGAAGCGGTAGGTGGAAGTCTGGGTAGAAGGGGGAGATTAAGGTATCCTTGAGCCCCTAGCCTAACATCTGGGGAGTCAAATGCCATCATAAGGTAAGGAGCGGCTTTTAGAATGATGGACATTTATTGTAGTCACCTTTAAAGAAcagagacatcagggaagcaTGTGTCACAGTATAGGGATTAAGAGTGCCAGCTTTAAACATGGTTTACCTGGATTAAAATCCTAGCTCCAAGGTTCCTTTACCTCTCTAAGCCCCAGTTTCCTTATGTATCAGATAGGATAATAATGATACCTATCTCATAGATTgacaggtggctcagaggttgggCTTAATCCTTATAAAGTATTTAGTGTGATACTTAGCACCTACTAAAAGCAGCAGATActaggccacagcagtgaaagcctaaCCACTAGAACCACCCAGGGAACTCCCAATAGATActtttattattgtcattatccTAATAGGTGATGAGTGAGAGGAGGGCCAAAGTTCTAGGTTGGAAGAATAGTAAGAACAAAGcaagtttctcttctttcccagtttAATTATTCTTTTGTTCAACCAACCTTGTGCCAAGTTGTCCTGTGCTAGGTATTGGAAACAGTGGGAAGATGAGGGTAAGATAGATGAACATGACAGTCTCTCTGAAGGAGGTCAGCCCTTGAATCCTGGGCTTAGTCAGCCCATCACCCATATTGTAACAGTTCCTTGGTCTCCTACCCCCAAGCCAGGCTCAAGGGATATAGAATTGAATCAGAGACTGTCCCTGTCCTGAGGGAGTTTTGGGGTAGTGGAGGAGACAAATAAGTAGATTAGCAATCTCAGAATGATGCTGTACTTTAGGTAGATAGAAAGTACAGAGGAAAATGTTCAAGGAACTGTAGatcaacaagaagaaaaaaaacaaacctagagACCCAGTAGAAGAACGGACAGGATGTAGTCATATATAGCATTTCATGGAAAGAGAAGCTCGAATGGCTAATAACCGTGAGTTGATGTTCAGTCTCATTCCtaatcaaataaatgcaaattaaaacaacctaGCAGCATTTGGTGAAAATAAGTCTACATGAGCCCTTTGACTTAGCAAAGCCACTCCTTGGGTCTGTATCCCAGAGAGAGTTTTGGCCACCGGGTCTCAAAGAGACAGATTCAGAGTTGTTCATCTTGGCGTACTTTGTAATAGTGTGACGTTCATAGCAATGTGGACAgctgtcactgcagggaaatacAAGTTAAATGTGATGACTGTACAGACTATGGAATACTCTGTTCAGACAGGAACTAGATTTACAGGCAGTAACAAGGATAAATTTATGACACTGTACTTTTGTGTAAATTTAAAAGCGACATATTACAAGTATGCATTTTAAGGTTATATACATACGTATATGTCTACCTATCTGTATGTAATGTACATCACTTCGGTGTATTTGCTTTGTATTTGTAAATACATTTGTATTTGTAGATACATGTATTTTGTATTTGTAAATGTATTTGTAAATACATTCGGTGTATGTATTTGTAGGGAACATAATAGGAGTAGAAATCTGATTGAACCCAAGGAGACAAGAGAAAGGTCTTGTACAGAAAGTGATCATAAAAGTTATATGAACTCTGGGGTATGATTGACTCAACTGCACCCAAAAGGGAGGAACCCAACAAAGTATAATAGAAACAAAGAACCTGTTCgcaatcctcaggaaaggtttTACAGAACAAGGAGTGATGAACTGGAGACCTGTAGAGTGATTTAGCCAGCCAGGCAGTACACAGAAGGGAGTTCCAAGCAGTGAGAACGGCATGCTCAGAGGTGTGAGAGAGCATGCCTTGTTCTGTAAACTAAGTATTAaatgcctggagcagaaaaatGGGGTCAGGAGGAAGGTGGGGGTGTTGGAAAGGTCAGCAGGGGCCAGATCACAGAAGGCTTTATGAGTCATTCTTAAGAGATTGAACTTAAAATTGCATAGCTCAAAATTACAGAGTTAATTACATTCTATTTGGATTACAGTGACTAATAGGTTTAAGCTGCTGGCGTGACACCTGGCAACATCTGTCACACCATATTGGGTGGAGGGGCAGTTGGAAGTCAGCCCTGCCTGTCCTGCTAATATCTGTGTATGCTAGTTGCAtacttttttaatttctaaagagTTAGGAGGAAACTACCAGGGatctgttttctccattttttttttaactatccaATCTCTGCCCCCATAGAAGTTCTGGAATCTTGGGGCAGAGGTATGTACAGGGGTTTGGGTAGTTGGAAAGAGTCAAAGCCCATGAACTGAATACAGTCAGTCAGCCTGGAGATGGTGATGATAACTAAAATTTATCGAGTACTTACTGTGTACCAGACAAGGTTCTAAAGACTTTATACATATTAATTCCCAATGACTGAGGTAAGTActattgttatttccatttttcagttgAGAAAACAGGTAAAGAGATATAATTAACTTGCCTGAGATTCACTACCAGTAAATGGCAGAGTTGGGGTACCAGTTCTCTTATCCTACCACATTTTACTGTAAGGATGCCATAGGAGAAGAAT
Coding sequences:
- the SMC1A gene encoding structural maintenance of chromosomes protein 1A isoform X2, coding for MGFLKLIEIENFKSYKGRQIIGPFQRFTAIIGPNGSGKSNLMDAISFVLGEKTSNLRVKTLRDLIHGAPVGKPAANRAFVSMVYSEEGAEDRTFARVIVGGSSEYKINNKVVQLHEYSEELEKLGILIKARNFLVFQGAVESIAMKNPKERTALFEEISRSGELAQEYDKRKKEMVKAEEDTQFNYHRKKNIAAERKEAKQEKEEADRYQRLKDEVVRAQVQLQLFKLYHNEVEIEKLNKELASKNKEIEKDKKRMDKVEDELKEKKKELGKMMREQQQIEKEIKEKDSELNQKRPQYIKAKENTSHKIKKLEAAKKSLQNAQKHYKKRKGDMDELEKEMLSVEKARQEFEERMEEESQSQGRDLTLEENQVKKYHRLKEEASKRAATLAQELEKFNRDQKADQDRLDLEERKKVETEAKIKQKLREIEENQKRIEKLEEYITTSKQSLEEQKKLEGELTEEVEMAKRRIDEINKELNQVMEQLGDARIDRQESSRQQRKAEIMESIKRLYPGSVYGRLIDLCQPTQKKYQIAVTKVLGKNMDAIIVDSEKTGRDCIQYIKEQRGEPETFLPLDYLEVKPTDEKLRELKGAKLVIDVIRYEPPHIKKALQYACGNALVCDNVEDARRIAFGGHQRHKTVALDGTLFQKSGVISGGASDLKAKARRWDEKAVDKLKEKKERLTEELKEQMKAKRKEAELRQVQSQAHGLQMRLKYSQSDLEQTKTRHLALNLQEKSKLESELANFGPRINDIKRIIQSREREMKDLKEKMNQVEDEVFEEFCREIGVRNIREFEEEKVKRQNEIAKKRLEFENQKTRLGIQLDFEKNQLKEDQDKVHMWEQTVKKDENEIEKLKKEEQRHMKIIDETMAQLQDLKNQHLAKKSEVNDKNHEMEEIRKKLGGANKEMTHLQKEVTAIETKLEQKRSDRHNLLQACKMQDIKLPLSKGTMDDISQEEGSSQGEDSVSGSQRTSNIYAREALIEIDYGDLCEDLKDAQAEEEIKQEMNTLQQKLNEQQSVLQRIAAPNMKAMEKLESVRDKFQETSDEFEAARKRAKKAKQAFEQIKKERFDRFNACFESVATNIDEIYKALSRNSSAQAFLGPENPEEPYLDGINYNCVAPGKRFRPMDNLSGGEKTVAALALLFAIHSYKPAPFFVLDEIDAALDNTNIGKVANYIKEQSTCNFQAIVISLKEEFYTKAESLIGVYPEQGDCVISKVLTFDLTKYPDANPNPNEQ